In the genome of Candidatus Moraniibacteriota bacterium, one region contains:
- a CDS encoding glycosyltransferase family 4 protein gives MKIGIDIRNIGRQRTGDEVVFLNLVRELLKLDTKNEYLLFLDYRTDEELRELRMRLSAIDGRKGVRFISLPASNKFDWNAWWLPRYLRAHVVDVYHTQYIVPFFVPRRTKVITHIHDVSFRAYPEYIGWFDRWFLSLLIPRSIRRADIIVTPSEFTKREVAKYYSVPEEKMVVIHNAVAPGFFLEEMEVMDRGREDAVRDKYRLPQQFLLYVGTLQPRKNIPLLLEAFDHFRKRCQYEDVKLVLVGNRNGHHFDVRIDETILQLGIGREVLFPGFIEQEDLPIVMRLAMLFVFPSYYEGFGIPILEAMSQGVPVVAADIPALREAGGDAALFVPPQESGRFADALQEACLSDSVRTTLRMKGYEQAQRFSWERSARDLLAVYEKICFHKRMDH, from the coding sequence ATGAAGATAGGTATAGATATTAGGAATATCGGCAGGCAAAGAACCGGGGACGAGGTAGTTTTTTTAAATTTGGTTCGGGAACTTTTGAAATTGGATACGAAGAACGAATACCTTCTCTTTCTGGACTATAGAACAGACGAAGAGCTTCGCGAGCTTCGGATGCGGCTCAGTGCGATTGACGGTCGGAAAGGGGTACGGTTCATCAGTCTTCCGGCAAGCAATAAGTTCGACTGGAATGCATGGTGGTTGCCAAGGTATCTTCGCGCGCATGTGGTCGACGTGTACCACACGCAGTATATTGTGCCGTTCTTCGTTCCGCGTCGGACAAAAGTAATAACACATATACACGACGTGTCGTTTCGGGCATACCCGGAGTATATCGGTTGGTTTGATCGTTGGTTTTTGAGCCTGCTAATTCCTCGAAGCATTCGTCGTGCTGATATAATTGTGACTCCTTCGGAGTTTACGAAACGGGAAGTTGCAAAATATTACTCTGTGCCGGAAGAGAAGATGGTTGTGATACACAATGCCGTCGCACCGGGATTTTTTTTGGAAGAAATGGAAGTGATGGACAGAGGACGAGAGGATGCGGTGCGGGACAAATATCGCCTTCCACAGCAGTTCCTTCTCTATGTCGGAACCTTGCAGCCGAGAAAAAATATCCCGCTGTTATTGGAAGCGTTCGATCATTTTCGAAAACGCTGTCAGTATGAAGATGTCAAGTTGGTGCTGGTGGGCAATCGAAATGGGCATCATTTCGATGTTCGAATTGATGAGACAATTTTGCAGTTGGGGATAGGACGCGAGGTATTATTTCCCGGATTTATCGAGCAGGAGGATCTCCCGATTGTGATGCGTCTTGCAATGCTTTTTGTTTTCCCATCGTACTACGAGGGCTTCGGCATCCCCATTCTTGAGGCGATGAGTCAGGGTGTTCCGGTTGTTGCCGCGGATATTCCCGCCCTTCGGGAAGCGGGGGGCGATGCGGCGTTGTTTGTGCCTCCGCAAGAGAGTGGACGTTTCGCTGACGCACTTCAAGAGGCATGTCTCTCCGATTCGGTTCGGACGACGCTCCGAATGAAGGGATACGAGCAAGCGCAACGCTTCTCCTGGGAGCGAAGTGCTCGAGACCTTCTTGCTGTCTACGAGAAAATATGTTTTCATAAAAGGATGGATCATTAG
- a CDS encoding LCP family protein yields the protein MSSSSFGTSSSFSSSRPSASSPRPTGVPKKKMRRWVKVLLWTVGILLLLGGIALWKANSIVSRIAPNGSILSNIVNSLPGVEKKLSGEDEGRINIALLGMRGKGVEGGGLLADTIMVLSFHPKSGEGDTARASLVSIPRDLYVTVPGTSDKQKINAVHAYGEEKGDGQGLEAMKTILSEVTGQPIQYAASVNFKGFEEAIDAVGGVSVTLAEPFTEPMQFREPHVCDPLVFTVPTSPQQYENKYVTTGSGRRRLVASYPLCYNKDVECGGVFNLPAGTSLLNGEQALCYSRARVTSNDFARAKRQHSVMQAFQEKALSLGTLSDFTKVNALLNSLGDNVQTTFEGWELKRLFDLYLENKDMKFAEDVVVDNSENGLLYAPENTGGAGYILLPKGDTYDKIHALFASLP from the coding sequence ATGAGCTCGAGTTCTTTTGGGACATCGTCAAGTTTTTCGTCGTCTCGACCGTCCGCATCCTCTCCTCGTCCGACAGGAGTGCCAAAAAAGAAGATGCGACGTTGGGTGAAGGTGTTGCTCTGGACAGTGGGTATCCTGTTGCTTCTCGGAGGTATAGCTTTGTGGAAAGCAAACTCGATTGTGAGTCGCATTGCTCCCAATGGAAGTATTCTCTCGAATATCGTAAATTCCCTGCCGGGTGTCGAGAAAAAACTCTCCGGTGAGGATGAAGGACGAATCAATATCGCGCTTCTTGGCATGCGTGGAAAGGGTGTTGAGGGCGGAGGTCTCCTCGCGGATACGATCATGGTTTTGTCTTTTCATCCGAAGAGCGGCGAGGGCGATACGGCGCGTGCCTCGCTCGTCTCAATTCCGCGCGACCTCTATGTGACCGTTCCCGGCACCTCGGACAAACAAAAGATAAATGCGGTGCATGCCTACGGTGAAGAGAAGGGCGATGGCCAGGGTCTTGAAGCGATGAAGACGATTCTCTCTGAAGTGACCGGACAACCGATTCAGTATGCCGCCTCGGTGAATTTTAAGGGATTTGAAGAGGCGATTGATGCGGTCGGTGGCGTATCGGTTACGCTCGCCGAACCTTTTACCGAACCGATGCAGTTTCGGGAGCCGCATGTTTGCGATCCGCTTGTCTTCACGGTGCCGACCAGTCCACAGCAATACGAGAACAAATACGTGACGACCGGGAGCGGCAGGCGGCGACTCGTGGCGTCGTATCCATTGTGTTACAACAAAGATGTCGAGTGCGGCGGTGTATTCAATCTGCCGGCGGGGACGAGTCTCTTGAATGGCGAGCAGGCACTCTGCTATTCGCGGGCACGCGTGACTTCGAATGACTTTGCGCGTGCGAAGCGTCAGCACTCGGTGATGCAGGCCTTTCAGGAGAAGGCATTGAGTCTTGGGACATTGTCAGACTTTACCAAGGTAAACGCATTGCTCAATAGTTTGGGCGACAATGTGCAGACAACCTTTGAAGGATGGGAGTTGAAGCGCTTGTTCGACCTCTACCTGGAGAATAAGGACATGAAATTCGCGGAAGATGTCGTGGTGGATAATTCCGAGAACGGACTGCTCTATGCGCCGGAGAACACCGGTGGCGCGGGATACATTTTGTTGCCGAAGGGAGATACTTACGACAAGATACACGCTTTGTTCGCATCGCTTCCGTAG
- a CDS encoding S41 family peptidase yields the protein MDEMSSEVENKSERKKRSSVARVFFIAFLMAVSYVVGVERGQMREVSDESSTFSLPATSIFSSAKSSDRPDLSVFWKTWDLVHDRFVDRDHLDSTTLLYGAIKGMLAATDDPYTTFFDPEENKSFQEDIAGSFEGIGAEIGMKNKILTIVAPLDDSPAQKAGIRSGDMIVKIDDESTAEMGIEEAVKKMRGPKGTDVKLTVFREGEKETRDITVHRGTITIKSVKLEWKGDDIAIVKINQFGEETTDEFTAAVREIRSRSTRGIVLDLRDDPGGLLDAAVDIGSFMIPKGKPVVLEEDSEKNRETLSTRGGDVLSGIPTVVLINEGSASAAEILSAALRENRDNVTLIGETSFGKGSVQELLPVSKDASLKVTVARWLTPNGEQINKIGIKPDIEVERTNDDFEADRDPQMDKALEVVNEKAK from the coding sequence ATGGATGAAATGTCGTCGGAAGTTGAGAATAAGAGTGAGAGAAAGAAACGATCATCAGTCGCTCGGGTTTTTTTCATTGCTTTTTTGATGGCGGTTTCCTATGTTGTTGGGGTCGAGCGGGGACAGATGCGAGAAGTTTCGGACGAATCATCGACATTTTCGTTGCCGGCAACATCGATATTTTCTTCTGCTAAAAGTTCAGATCGTCCCGATTTAAGTGTTTTCTGGAAAACCTGGGACTTGGTCCATGATCGATTTGTTGATCGCGATCACCTTGACTCAACGACGCTTCTCTATGGCGCGATCAAAGGAATGCTCGCGGCGACCGATGATCCCTACACCACCTTTTTCGATCCGGAAGAGAACAAATCTTTCCAAGAAGATATCGCGGGGAGTTTTGAAGGAATCGGCGCCGAGATTGGGATGAAGAATAAAATTCTGACAATTGTTGCTCCGCTTGACGATAGTCCGGCACAGAAGGCTGGCATTCGATCGGGCGATATGATCGTCAAGATAGATGATGAAAGTACGGCGGAGATGGGTATAGAGGAGGCGGTGAAGAAAATGCGTGGACCAAAAGGAACAGATGTAAAGCTGACGGTTTTCCGCGAAGGAGAAAAGGAAACGCGCGATATTACAGTGCATCGAGGGACTATCACTATAAAAAGCGTGAAGCTGGAGTGGAAAGGGGATGATATCGCGATCGTGAAAATCAATCAATTTGGAGAAGAGACGACGGATGAATTTACAGCGGCAGTGAGAGAAATTCGGTCGCGATCGACGCGTGGCATTGTCCTTGACCTTCGCGATGATCCGGGCGGGCTTCTTGATGCGGCAGTGGATATCGGAAGCTTTATGATTCCTAAGGGAAAGCCGGTGGTACTCGAAGAAGATAGCGAGAAGAATCGTGAAACGCTTTCAACGCGCGGTGGCGATGTTTTGAGCGGCATACCGACAGTTGTACTTATCAATGAGGGATCGGCGAGTGCAGCTGAAATTCTTTCGGCGGCGCTTCGTGAGAATCGCGACAATGTGACTCTTATCGGTGAGACGTCATTCGGCAAGGGCTCTGTTCAGGAATTACTCCCTGTTTCGAAAGACGCATCGCTCAAGGTGACGGTCGCGCGCTGGCTCACGCCCAATGGCGAACAGATTAACAAGATTGGCATCAAGCCGGATATCGAAGTTGAACGTACGAACGATGACTTCGAAGCCGATCGCGATCCTCAAATGGACAAAGCTCTCGAAGTAGTGAATGAAAAAGCGAAGTAG
- a CDS encoding CYTH domain-containing protein, with protein MAHFEIEIKSLLGEKEHAEDLKERLKKLPEPARFVRKSSQLNHYFLVGNWEEFLQSIQVYLSGEHFDHLHRIVREGKNHSVRTRQSDGKMLFVVKASLDDMTSSNGVSRMEFEEETPDLSLEKLDALLLESGFQYQAKWSRDREEYKAGNVSVCLDRNAGYGYVAEFEKIVHDANEADGAKKELLEFMDGLGVKELPQDRLERMFAYYNEHWPEYYGTDKIFVIE; from the coding sequence ATGGCGCATTTTGAAATAGAGATTAAGAGTCTCTTGGGGGAGAAAGAACATGCCGAGGATCTCAAGGAGAGGTTGAAAAAACTTCCTGAGCCGGCGCGTTTTGTTCGGAAAAGTTCGCAGTTGAATCACTACTTTCTGGTCGGGAATTGGGAGGAATTTCTTCAGAGTATTCAAGTGTATTTGTCCGGAGAGCATTTTGACCATTTGCATCGGATTGTTCGGGAGGGAAAGAATCACTCGGTTCGGACACGGCAATCGGACGGGAAAATGCTTTTTGTGGTGAAGGCATCCCTTGATGATATGACGAGTTCTAACGGTGTTTCCCGTATGGAATTTGAAGAAGAAACACCGGATCTTTCACTTGAGAAATTGGATGCATTGCTTCTCGAATCCGGATTCCAATACCAGGCAAAGTGGTCGCGTGATCGAGAAGAGTATAAAGCGGGAAATGTCTCCGTGTGCCTTGATCGGAATGCTGGATATGGATATGTGGCTGAGTTTGAAAAAATTGTACATGATGCGAACGAAGCAGACGGTGCGAAGAAAGAACTTCTGGAATTTATGGATGGACTTGGCGTCAAAGAACTTCCGCAGGATCGCCTTGAAAGGATGTTTGCCTACTACAATGAACACTGGCCTGAATATTATGGAACGGACAAAATATTTGTGATCGAATAA
- the dcd gene encoding dCTP deaminase — translation MYLSDKDILAAVKKKDITLRGFDANRLQPASYDVILDNKFIVTDAYTTLVIDPEKKIFPKTKEHHVKEGEAFYLYPGETVLGRVRDFVGSKTYLIQISGKSSLARIGLVVHNTAGLINPGHYLNITLELSNINRMPIVLRPGMQIAQLVFSPLSTPVSHDYSETGRFHENNWENFKAPKREAAAVKTKQSRKRNK, via the coding sequence ATGTATCTCTCTGACAAAGACATTCTTGCGGCAGTAAAGAAGAAAGACATTACCTTGCGTGGATTTGACGCGAATCGCTTGCAGCCGGCAAGTTATGATGTGATTCTGGATAATAAGTTTATCGTGACGGATGCGTATACTACGCTGGTCATTGATCCGGAAAAGAAAATCTTTCCGAAGACGAAAGAACATCATGTAAAAGAAGGCGAAGCGTTCTATCTCTATCCGGGCGAAACGGTGCTGGGGCGCGTTAGGGACTTTGTTGGGAGCAAAACCTATCTTATCCAGATTTCCGGAAAGTCGAGTCTCGCGCGTATCGGGCTCGTGGTGCACAATACCGCTGGGCTTATAAACCCGGGGCATTACCTCAATATTACGCTGGAGCTTTCGAATATAAATCGTATGCCGATCGTGCTTCGTCCGGGTATGCAGATAGCGCAGCTGGTTTTTTCGCCGCTTTCGACGCCGGTATCGCATGACTACAGCGAAACCGGTCGGTTTCATGAGAATAACTGGGAGAACTTCAAAGCGCCAAAAAGGGAAGCTGCAGCGGTAAAAACAAAACAAAGTAGAAAGAGGAATAAGTAA
- a CDS encoding HD domain-containing protein → MFSEPEQDIIERSKQFVKDSFVAHPHFSFNDWSVMYNHSCTVASFAGMIGANVVCDKLLVILGALLHDIGKTYEADEETLHFEHESFNLIVAEPFLETLGLSPERLERLKRLVSYQDKEGVEMKVIKDADAIALPADKRLSMLYIEWAVKEGLRNSIERKIRKFDKLHFELSKEIGKPLFSRMKQDWDEYRRTINAKSL, encoded by the coding sequence ATGTTTTCAGAGCCCGAACAGGATATTATTGAGCGTTCGAAACAGTTTGTAAAGGATTCTTTCGTTGCACATCCGCATTTTAGTTTTAACGACTGGAGTGTAATGTACAACCATAGCTGCACAGTCGCCTCTTTTGCTGGAATGATTGGAGCGAATGTTGTATGCGATAAATTACTTGTGATACTTGGAGCTCTGTTGCACGACATTGGGAAAACATATGAAGCAGATGAGGAGACTTTGCATTTTGAACATGAATCCTTCAATCTCATTGTTGCTGAGCCGTTTCTGGAAACATTAGGGTTATCTCCTGAACGATTGGAGAGACTGAAGCGACTTGTTTCTTATCAAGACAAAGAAGGTGTTGAGATGAAAGTTATAAAAGATGCTGATGCTATTGCCTTGCCTGCAGACAAGCGGCTTTCTATGCTCTATATCGAATGGGCTGTTAAAGAAGGTTTGAGAAACTCTATTGAAAGGAAAATCCGAAAATTCGACAAACTTCATTTTGAACTGAGTAAAGAAATTGGAAAACCACTGTTTAGTCGAATGAAGCAAGATTGGGATGAGTATCGGAGAACAATTAATGCAAAATCATTATGA
- a CDS encoding thymidylate synthase, translated as MKKHPEYQYLDLLKDILKNGVWQEDKGTGDRTKSVFGRQIRFDLSEGFPLLTTKKTYWKGIVYELAWFLSGQANIRFLVENGVHIWDDYPYRLYRERMEKEHLPEITKEEFVEKIKTDLSFSKKFGELRNIYGEMWRRWPAKDGRTIDQLRWAVEEITRDSDCHNAIVTSWNPEYLYTMAKPEEALRFPICHNMYQLNVKNRRVSLHLYQRSADIFLGVPFNIASYALLTFLIAKATGYKPGEFVHTFGDAHIYEDHMDQVKEQLQRKPLPFPKVRISSTFRGIDDFHPEQVKLVGYQSHSPLKARMALVGGVSSKSWKAYAKKSKKENKR; from the coding sequence ATGAAAAAGCATCCTGAGTATCAATACCTCGATCTCCTGAAAGATATATTGAAGAACGGTGTATGGCAGGAAGATAAAGGGACTGGTGATCGCACCAAGAGTGTCTTTGGACGGCAGATTCGTTTTGATCTTTCGGAAGGATTCCCCCTTCTTACTACCAAAAAAACTTACTGGAAAGGAATCGTGTATGAACTTGCTTGGTTTTTGTCTGGGCAGGCGAATATTCGGTTTCTAGTCGAAAATGGTGTGCACATTTGGGATGACTATCCTTATCGGCTGTATCGAGAACGGATGGAAAAAGAACATCTTCCCGAAATAACGAAAGAAGAATTTGTCGAGAAGATTAAAACTGATCTTTCTTTTTCAAAGAAGTTTGGAGAATTGCGGAATATTTATGGCGAGATGTGGCGGCGGTGGCCAGCGAAAGATGGTCGAACTATTGATCAGCTACGATGGGCGGTAGAAGAGATTACTCGTGACTCGGATTGTCATAATGCAATTGTAACGTCATGGAATCCAGAATATCTCTACACTATGGCGAAACCGGAAGAGGCGCTTCGATTTCCGATTTGCCATAATATGTATCAGTTGAATGTAAAGAATCGTCGTGTCTCACTTCATTTGTATCAACGGTCGGCGGATATCTTTCTTGGTGTCCCGTTTAATATTGCGAGCTATGCGCTCTTGACGTTTCTTATCGCCAAGGCGACTGGGTATAAACCGGGAGAATTTGTTCATACTTTTGGCGATGCGCATATATATGAGGATCATATGGATCAAGTGAAAGAGCAACTGCAACGGAAGCCGCTTCCGTTTCCGAAAGTGAGAATAAGCTCAACGTTTCGGGGCATAGATGATTTTCATCCAGAACAGGTAAAGTTGGTTGGGTATCAGTCACATTCTCCTCTTAAAGCGCGTATGGCTCTAGTTGGCGGGGTGAGTTCAAAATCATGGAAAGCCTATGCCAAAAAGTCAAAGAAGGAAAATAAGAGGTAA
- a CDS encoding dihydrofolate reductase, translating to MISIIVAIGEGNRVIGDKGKLPWHIPEDLKRFKALTTGHPIIMGRNTFLSIGRVLPNRTNIVLSDMEWLDAPDGIVIVRSLENALEKAKSAPGSEEIFVIGGGMVYGQALSCADRLYLTLIHGDFHGDAFFPEYEKIFSKVMSREARESEGFRYEFLVLERE from the coding sequence ATGATCAGCATTATCGTTGCAATTGGCGAGGGGAATAGGGTGATCGGGGACAAGGGGAAATTGCCGTGGCATATTCCGGAAGATTTGAAGCGATTTAAGGCGCTCACAACAGGGCATCCGATCATCATGGGGCGGAATACGTTTCTTTCGATTGGGCGGGTGCTTCCGAATCGGACGAATATCGTGCTCTCGGACATGGAATGGCTGGACGCGCCGGATGGTATCGTGATTGTGCGGTCTTTGGAAAATGCACTGGAAAAGGCGAAGAGTGCTCCGGGGAGTGAGGAGATATTTGTGATTGGCGGCGGCATGGTGTATGGGCAAGCGCTTTCGTGTGCCGACCGGCTCTATCTCACGCTTATTCATGGTGATTTCCATGGCGATGCGTTTTTTCCGGAGTATGAGAAAATATTTTCGAAAGTGATGAGCCGAGAAGCACGGGAATCAGAGGGCTTCCGGTATGAGTTCTTGGTGTTGGAGCGCGAGTAA
- a CDS encoding glycosyltransferase family 4 protein — protein MRVGINASFARKPDTGIGQVTLNFLHKVSESSRVEFILYLEEELPNGINIPKHFQTRVTLPFWKRDDLVRKWWWERCLVPKQAKRDGCDVFISLYQSATVMPKSIRHIMLVHDIIPKLFPQYLNNWRKRYYWKSVEHGIRHADKLYAVSSHTEKDLIRHLGIAPSSVSVNRIDVDPIFKRAATSERSAEVMRKYRLSPGYLYFGGGLEWRKNAEGVLRAYRALLDREKSDHLAPPTPPLVVSGKLMPELSPLVTDVERLVKDLDLLPYVRILDSVPQRDLPALYVGAKLFLYPSLYEGFGLPVLEAMSVGTPVVTSKSSSLPEVGKDAVLYCRPDDVEDIASTVRNALSHREIREMLSKRGRERSALFSWNEFSRKLLRSAIGGVDT, from the coding sequence ATGCGTGTCGGTATCAATGCGTCGTTTGCGCGGAAACCGGATACTGGAATCGGGCAAGTGACGTTGAATTTCTTGCACAAGGTTTCGGAGAGTTCTCGTGTGGAATTTATTCTGTATCTTGAAGAAGAACTTCCAAACGGGATAAACATTCCGAAACATTTTCAAACACGGGTGACGCTGCCATTTTGGAAGCGCGATGATCTGGTGCGAAAGTGGTGGTGGGAACGGTGTCTTGTGCCGAAGCAGGCGAAGCGCGACGGCTGCGATGTGTTTATCAGTCTCTATCAGTCGGCGACGGTGATGCCGAAGAGTATTCGGCATATCATGCTGGTGCACGATATTATTCCGAAACTTTTCCCTCAGTATCTCAACAATTGGCGGAAGCGATATTATTGGAAATCGGTCGAGCACGGCATTCGGCATGCAGATAAACTCTATGCAGTGTCGTCGCACACGGAGAAAGATTTGATACGGCATCTCGGCATCGCGCCGTCGTCCGTGTCGGTGAATCGTATCGATGTCGACCCGATATTCAAGCGAGCAGCAACTTCGGAGCGAAGCGCAGAGGTAATGCGGAAGTACCGTCTCTCGCCGGGCTATCTCTATTTCGGCGGCGGACTCGAGTGGCGCAAGAATGCCGAGGGCGTGCTTCGTGCGTACCGCGCACTTCTTGATCGGGAAAAGTCCGATCATCTGGCCCCTCCGACGCCGCCCCTGGTTGTTTCCGGGAAGCTCATGCCGGAGCTCTCGCCGCTCGTGACGGATGTCGAGCGCCTGGTGAAGGATTTGGATCTTCTGCCGTATGTCCGCATTCTTGATTCGGTGCCGCAGCGTGATCTGCCGGCGCTCTATGTGGGAGCAAAGCTTTTCCTGTACCCATCGCTCTACGAAGGGTTTGGGCTGCCGGTCTTGGAGGCGATGAGTGTGGGGACGCCGGTTGTAACATCGAAGAGCTCGTCGCTTCCCGAGGTGGGAAAAGATGCGGTACTCTATTGTCGTCCGGATGATGTGGAGGACATTGCATCGACAGTTCGAAATGCGCTCTCCCATCGGGAAATTCGAGAGATGCTCTCCAAACGTGGCAGGGAACGGTCCGCACTCTTCTCGTGGAATGAATTCTCCAGGAAGTTGCTTCGATCGGCTATCGGAGGCGTTGATACCTGA
- a CDS encoding O-antigen ligase family protein, with protein MIRMTEGVLLLGAFLVSILLFFFGNSQVFPLGITDFIFFSILAFFFALYRPGWAFLIFLALLPFEMVDISPGVLPLSLRPYQLLSGVILLSMGIRFATKRLPFPIMRFRWFDTLPIIFGIGGVLSISCSADVPSAAKQAVVVFSFVAIYFLSRQFLGGARDARRIVLFLVLSSVGTALFALWQSVRFTAGHAAFEVMPGRPNAFFSEPDWLGMFFILSGTIALALLFLDLTRNRVTEGEMLSGHLLSDRCRRTFRQSAVLLLSFAFLALSWTGILLTVARSAWVGFALSSFLFPMLLLWEDSWRLRSWQWTRMAKGYVIIALSFVAAILVIRGFRLTTFDLTDRAGSTASGQQEITVSCDTSGVLPKSIESVSELASYGCRFIRLEDMNAEQAAGKFVTTVFRPDPSIEARRAISQKTTEILVSHWLFGIGWGGIGNILGTDDRGASLNASNAFLEAWLGGGLISALSFLMLWTLVPLYALRRFFVSARESDQGSYRAIAVFFLLSWVGFTVFNLFNSGILLGFVWVWLGGIGIIAVREK; from the coding sequence ATGATTCGCATGACTGAGGGGGTGCTGTTGTTGGGCGCCTTTTTGGTTTCAATACTACTCTTTTTCTTTGGAAATTCCCAAGTCTTTCCTCTGGGTATAACGGACTTTATTTTCTTTTCCATCTTGGCATTTTTCTTTGCGCTCTACCGTCCTGGGTGGGCATTTTTGATATTTCTCGCACTCCTTCCATTTGAGATGGTTGATATTTCACCGGGGGTGTTGCCTCTTTCTCTCCGACCGTACCAACTTCTTTCCGGTGTCATATTGCTCTCGATGGGCATTCGATTTGCGACGAAGCGACTTCCGTTTCCGATCATGCGTTTCCGATGGTTTGACACTCTACCGATCATCTTCGGTATAGGAGGAGTTCTTTCTATAAGTTGTTCCGCTGATGTGCCGAGTGCCGCTAAGCAAGCAGTCGTCGTATTCTCTTTTGTAGCGATATATTTCCTCTCGCGGCAATTCTTGGGAGGAGCGCGCGATGCGCGTCGCATAGTGCTCTTCCTGGTGCTTTCTTCGGTAGGTACGGCACTTTTTGCGTTGTGGCAGAGCGTTCGCTTCACTGCCGGACACGCCGCTTTTGAGGTAATGCCCGGGCGTCCGAATGCATTCTTCTCCGAGCCGGATTGGCTCGGTATGTTCTTTATTCTTTCGGGAACGATTGCGCTCGCATTGCTTTTTCTTGATCTCACTCGAAATAGGGTGACGGAAGGAGAGATGCTCTCGGGGCATCTGTTGAGTGACCGGTGTCGGAGAACTTTCAGGCAGTCTGCAGTGCTCCTCTTGTCGTTTGCTTTTCTGGCACTTTCTTGGACTGGAATCTTGCTGACCGTGGCTCGGAGTGCTTGGGTTGGATTTGCTCTGTCTTCATTTCTCTTTCCGATGCTCCTGCTTTGGGAAGACTCATGGCGTTTGCGTTCTTGGCAGTGGACGCGGATGGCGAAGGGATATGTCATTATCGCCCTGTCTTTTGTGGCGGCGATTTTGGTGATACGAGGGTTTCGACTGACGACCTTCGACCTTACGGATCGGGCTGGGAGTACTGCGTCGGGGCAACAAGAAATTACGGTTTCCTGCGATACGTCTGGGGTATTGCCGAAGAGTATTGAGAGTGTTTCCGAGCTGGCCTCCTATGGCTGTCGATTTATCCGATTGGAAGATATGAACGCCGAACAGGCTGCGGGGAAATTCGTGACGACGGTATTCCGTCCCGACCCGAGTATTGAAGCTCGACGGGCTATCTCACAGAAAACGACAGAGATACTTGTCTCGCACTGGCTCTTCGGTATCGGATGGGGTGGCATCGGGAATATTCTTGGAACGGATGACCGAGGCGCGTCGCTCAATGCGAGCAACGCCTTTCTCGAGGCGTGGCTCGGCGGCGGATTGATAAGTGCGCTTTCCTTCTTGATGCTGTGGACGCTGGTCCCGCTGTATGCTCTCCGGAGATTCTTTGTCAGTGCGCGAGAGTCCGATCAAGGTTCGTACCGCGCCATCGCAGTGTTTTTCCTTCTCTCATGGGTCGGTTTTACAGTGTTTAATCTTTTCAATTCCGGCATATTGCTGGGTTTTGTGTGGGTGTGGTTGGGAGGTATCGGAATAATAGCGGTGCGGGAGAAATAG